In the genome of Rhodoplanes sp. Z2-YC6860, one region contains:
- a CDS encoding type II toxin-antitoxin system RelE/ParE family toxin translates to MASANGRLFWSPDAEEDLISAWLYGASEWSPIVADEHLHLLWRTARRLLDHSELGKARDELAPGVRSLPADPHMIFYRIENANIQIVRVLHQREDIDGIFH, encoded by the coding sequence ATGGCATCAGCTAACGGTCGGCTTTTTTGGTCGCCGGATGCCGAGGAAGATTTGATTTCAGCTTGGCTCTACGGTGCGAGCGAGTGGTCCCCTATCGTGGCGGACGAACACCTACACCTGCTATGGCGCACTGCTCGTCGATTGCTCGACCACTCGGAGCTAGGCAAGGCCCGCGATGAGCTAGCGCCAGGCGTTCGATCGTTACCGGCCGATCCGCACATGATCTTCTATCGTATCGAGAATGCAAATATCCAAATTGTCCGTGTGTTGCACCAGCGTGAAGACATCGATGGCATATTTCACTAG
- a CDS encoding IS5 family transposase gives MRYELTDHEWTAIKPMLPNKPRGVPRVDDRRVLNGIFWVLRSGAPWRDVPDGFGPYTTCYNRFVRWRRAGVWGRIMDALAKAHDASVQMIDTSIVRVHQHGACIIRNRKQSMGRSRGGLTSKIHAVDDTNGLPVRLALTAGEAHDNRLADKLLSRLKSGSMLLADRGYDADWIRALAARQGALANIPPRCNRSEPICFSPYLYRARNLVERFFNKIKHCRRVATRYDKLAANYLAFVQLASIRLWLRVNESAS, from the coding sequence ATGCGCTACGAACTCACCGATCACGAATGGACAGCGATCAAGCCGATGCTGCCGAACAAGCCACGCGGTGTGCCGCGGGTAGACGACCGGCGTGTGTTGAATGGCATCTTCTGGGTGTTGCGGTCCGGAGCACCATGGCGCGATGTCCCCGATGGCTTCGGACCGTACACCACCTGCTACAACCGCTTCGTTCGTTGGCGACGGGCCGGTGTCTGGGGCCGCATCATGGATGCGCTGGCGAAGGCCCATGATGCGTCGGTGCAGATGATCGACACTTCGATTGTCCGGGTCCATCAGCACGGTGCTTGCATCATCCGAAACCGAAAGCAGTCCATGGGGCGGTCGCGCGGTGGGCTGACGAGCAAGATACATGCGGTTGATGATACCAATGGCCTGCCGGTGCGGCTTGCGCTGACCGCCGGCGAGGCCCACGACAACCGGCTCGCAGACAAACTATTGTCGCGTTTGAAATCCGGTTCGATGCTGCTGGCGGATCGAGGCTATGATGCCGATTGGATCAGAGCCCTTGCCGCAAGGCAGGGTGCGCTGGCCAACATTCCGCCCCGATGCAATCGCAGTGAGCCAATCTGCTTTAGCCCGTATCTCTATCGCGCTCGCAACTTGGTCGAACGGTTCTTCAACAAGATCAAGCACTGTCGCCGAGTGGCAACGCGCTATGACAAGCTGGCAGCGAACTACCTTGCTTTCGTTCAGCTCGCGTCGATCAGGCTATGGCTGCGCGTTAATGAGTCCGCGTCCTAG
- a CDS encoding GlxA family transcriptional regulator — protein sequence MHRVGLILPRDFQLLNLAPLTVFEIAEMTPHPPPYDIHLLSEAGGPLKSSCGVTVETEAFGDPNFDTIIMGAITSFVMPRPSTANTVAFVREAAKASRRTASFCNGAYVLAEAGLLDGRRATTHWLQASSFRTRFPKVSMEEDRIFIADGPIWTSAGMTAGFDLVLAMVDNDMGPEATKEIARLLVLNQRRLGGQKQHSIMLDLTPKSDRIERALIHIRQNLRNTLSIDELAVVASLSPRQFSRAFLEETGQSPAKAVEQLRLEAARFMMEEGRHSVNEVAQQAGFGDRERMRRAFLRTFGVSAEAMRKARIAGG from the coding sequence ATGCACCGGGTCGGCCTTATTCTCCCGCGCGATTTCCAATTACTGAACCTCGCGCCGCTGACAGTGTTCGAAATTGCTGAGATGACACCGCATCCGCCGCCCTACGACATCCACCTTCTGTCAGAAGCTGGCGGGCCTCTTAAGTCGTCATGTGGTGTGACAGTTGAAACGGAAGCATTTGGGGATCCGAACTTTGACACAATTATTATGGGTGCGATCACCTCGTTTGTAATGCCACGCCCCTCGACGGCAAACACGGTCGCATTCGTCCGGGAAGCCGCCAAGGCCTCAAGGCGCACCGCGTCCTTCTGCAACGGCGCTTATGTTCTCGCCGAAGCCGGCCTGCTTGATGGTCGACGTGCGACGACGCATTGGCTCCAAGCGTCCAGCTTCAGGACTCGGTTTCCGAAGGTCAGCATGGAAGAGGATCGGATCTTCATTGCTGACGGTCCAATCTGGACGTCCGCCGGGATGACCGCAGGGTTCGATCTAGTGCTGGCTATGGTCGATAACGACATGGGTCCCGAAGCTACTAAAGAGATCGCCAGGCTTCTGGTCCTCAACCAACGCCGGTTGGGCGGACAAAAGCAGCACTCCATAATGCTCGACTTGACGCCAAAGTCTGATCGGATCGAACGGGCCCTAATCCACATCCGCCAAAATTTGCGCAATACGCTTTCAATTGACGAACTTGCGGTCGTTGCAAGCCTCAGCCCTCGCCAATTTAGTCGCGCTTTCCTGGAGGAAACCGGTCAGTCACCGGCAAAAGCCGTTGAACAGCTCCGATTGGAGGCTGCCCGATTCATGATGGAGGAAGGGCGGCACTCCGTTAACGAGGTAGCGCAACAGGCAGGCTTTGGAGACCGTGAACGCATGCGTCGCGCATTCCTCCGGACTTTCGGTGTATCTGCGGAGGCCATGCGCAAGGCGAGGATTGCAGGTGGATAG
- a CDS encoding alpha/beta fold hydrolase translates to MSQGLENFSEHRIPHGSAKVFTRDYAGDGPAFVLMHGLPDNQRIYDDLIPYLVAAGRRVVTFDFLGFGASDKPAGGSYSYRQQLDDLEAVVQTLALGPVVLVPHDSSGFAGINFAIEHPDRVASVCMLNSAYADADTVHWPEMIELAAKPSLRALSSAILQDPAQFGWLLTWQQQKFKDCLPENQKAHFQDFIGQVIADNFIKAPSAGPAYAQMTAQFYEEIARNIERLPRLEALGLPIKLIWGEFDPYFPVSMAKARLAHLKHGSLHVVPAGHWLQSDQPELVAKELLT, encoded by the coding sequence ATGTCTCAAGGTCTGGAAAATTTCTCCGAGCACCGAATCCCACACGGCAGCGCCAAGGTATTTACTCGTGATTATGCGGGTGACGGACCTGCCTTCGTGCTCATGCACGGTCTCCCTGACAATCAACGCATCTACGACGACCTCATCCCCTATCTTGTTGCGGCAGGGCGGCGCGTCGTTACGTTTGACTTCCTCGGATTTGGAGCATCCGACAAGCCGGCAGGCGGGTCCTACAGTTATCGGCAACAGTTGGATGACCTCGAAGCTGTCGTCCAAACGCTGGCCCTCGGCCCGGTCGTGCTGGTTCCCCATGACTCGTCCGGATTTGCCGGGATCAACTTCGCCATCGAACATCCGGACCGCGTCGCTTCGGTGTGCATGCTCAATTCGGCCTATGCCGACGCCGACACGGTCCATTGGCCGGAGATGATCGAACTGGCCGCCAAGCCCAGCTTGCGCGCGCTCTCCAGCGCCATCTTGCAGGATCCGGCGCAGTTCGGTTGGCTGCTTACATGGCAGCAGCAGAAGTTCAAGGACTGTCTTCCGGAAAATCAAAAGGCTCACTTCCAAGACTTCATCGGTCAGGTGATCGCGGACAATTTCATCAAGGCGCCGAGCGCAGGTCCGGCCTACGCGCAGATGACGGCGCAATTCTACGAAGAGATTGCACGGAATATCGAACGCCTGCCGAGATTGGAGGCCCTCGGTCTGCCGATCAAACTCATTTGGGGTGAGTTCGACCCATATTTCCCCGTGTCCATGGCCAAAGCCCGCCTCGCACACTTGAAACACGGATCACTTCACGTCGTACCGGCAGGGCATTGGCTGCAATCCGATCAGCCCGAGCTGGTCGCAAAGGAGCTTCTGACATGA
- a CDS encoding SOS response-associated peptidase, whose translation MCNLYSVTKGQNAIVEFTRALRDVTGNMPTFPGIFPNYEAPIVRNGLDGVRELTTKARWGMPTPQNILMQGAKKKAVALEKKAKQYDFKELLRMEKDDGVTNIRNVTSKHWTRWLDVPHRCVVPFTSFSEFNRDAGGDVWFAFDETRPLAAFAGIWVSQWTSVRKVRDGETTSDLFGFLTTASNEEVGKIHPKAMPVILTTQEDIEIWMTAPAEEAVRLQRPLPDGALKIVAVGEKEDRGEG comes from the coding sequence ATGTGCAATCTCTACAGTGTCACGAAAGGCCAGAACGCCATCGTGGAGTTCACGCGCGCGCTGCGCGACGTGACTGGCAATATGCCAACGTTCCCTGGCATCTTCCCAAACTACGAAGCCCCGATAGTCCGAAATGGACTCGACGGCGTACGAGAGCTTACGACCAAGGCCCGATGGGGCATGCCGACCCCGCAAAATATACTGATGCAGGGTGCGAAGAAGAAAGCTGTGGCCCTCGAAAAGAAGGCGAAGCAGTACGACTTTAAAGAACTCTTGCGGATGGAAAAGGACGATGGGGTCACGAACATACGTAACGTCACCAGCAAGCACTGGACGCGCTGGCTCGATGTACCACACCGCTGCGTGGTACCCTTCACGTCATTTAGCGAGTTCAACCGCGATGCGGGCGGCGACGTGTGGTTTGCCTTCGACGAGACACGTCCCCTTGCAGCATTTGCGGGAATTTGGGTTTCGCAGTGGACGTCAGTCCGCAAGGTTAGGGACGGCGAAACAACAAGCGACCTGTTCGGGTTCCTGACCACCGCGTCGAATGAAGAGGTTGGAAAAATCCATCCCAAGGCGATGCCCGTCATTTTGACCACACAGGAAGACATCGAGATTTGGATGACAGCACCCGCCGAGGAGGCGGTTAGGTTACAGCGACCGTTGCCGGATGGTGCTCTGAAAATCGTAGCCGTGGGCGAAAAGGAGGATAGGGGAGAGGGCTAG
- a CDS encoding tyrosine-type recombinase/integrase, protein MLTQAEVLRAAPKERQYKLSDGNGLALLVMPNGSKLWRFRYHFHNVEKMLSLGSYPEVSLVDAREKRDDARKVLRSGNDPAVARATEKESEAVAAVNTFEVMANEYLALLEEQNSAEATMDKNKWLLLDLASPLHRTPITKVTSADILQVLRAVEKSGRRETARRLRGVIGSVFRYSIVNLKAETDPTYALRGSLRKYKHKSRPAIIDEEELGGLLVCIDEYDGWPTLRAALLFASLTMVRPVEVRLMRRSEVNWPKATWKIPGERMKMRRDFEVPLSKQALNVLRSVWDLSDGDGYVFHSIRSRERPLSENALNSALRRMGYTKDEMTAHGFKSSASTILNERQFNHDVIELCLAHEEEDDERRIYNRARHKKARTELMQIWADLLDDFRQLKRKAV, encoded by the coding sequence ATGCTTACCCAAGCAGAAGTTCTGCGGGCCGCACCGAAGGAGCGGCAGTACAAACTTTCGGACGGCAACGGCCTCGCGTTGCTGGTGATGCCCAACGGTTCGAAGTTGTGGCGGTTTCGATATCACTTCCACAACGTCGAAAAGATGCTCTCGCTGGGTTCCTACCCGGAGGTGTCGCTCGTCGATGCCCGAGAGAAACGGGACGACGCGCGAAAGGTTCTCCGTAGTGGCAACGACCCTGCCGTGGCAAGAGCCACGGAAAAGGAGAGTGAGGCTGTAGCGGCTGTCAACACCTTCGAGGTCATGGCCAACGAGTATCTGGCTCTGTTGGAGGAACAGAACTCGGCCGAAGCCACGATGGATAAGAACAAGTGGTTGCTGCTCGACCTGGCTTCTCCACTTCACAGAACGCCGATCACGAAAGTCACTTCGGCCGACATCCTGCAAGTCCTGCGAGCTGTCGAGAAAAGTGGGCGCCGCGAAACAGCTCGCCGGCTGCGCGGTGTCATCGGATCGGTCTTCAGATACTCAATCGTCAACCTGAAGGCAGAGACTGACCCGACCTACGCTCTTCGTGGCTCACTCAGAAAGTACAAACACAAGAGCCGCCCAGCGATCATTGATGAAGAAGAGCTGGGAGGATTGTTGGTTTGTATCGATGAGTACGACGGGTGGCCGACTCTACGGGCGGCACTGTTGTTCGCCTCTCTAACTATGGTGCGGCCGGTCGAAGTGCGGCTGATGAGAAGAAGTGAGGTCAACTGGCCCAAGGCAACGTGGAAAATCCCGGGAGAGCGCATGAAGATGCGCCGGGATTTCGAGGTGCCTCTCTCCAAACAGGCGCTAAACGTTCTTCGGAGCGTTTGGGACCTGTCGGACGGGGACGGGTATGTCTTCCACTCCATTCGTTCACGGGAGAGGCCATTAAGCGAGAATGCGCTTAATTCTGCTCTGCGACGGATGGGCTACACCAAGGATGAAATGACGGCCCACGGTTTCAAAAGTTCTGCCTCGACCATCCTCAACGAGCGACAGTTCAATCACGACGTGATCGAGCTTTGCCTCGCCCATGAAGAAGAAGACGACGAGCGCAGAATTTACAACCGCGCCCGACATAAAAAAGCGCGGACGGAGTTGATGCAGATTTGGGCCGATCTTCTCGACGACTTCCGACAATTAAAACGCAAGGCGGTCTGA
- a CDS encoding Bug family tripartite tricarboxylate transporter substrate binding protein, producing MLDRRRFAALSSASTLVAALGAPPARAQTTAFPMRFVRLIVPFPAGGGTDVIARILANRLSVVWGQQMVVENKGGGATSIGTEAVAKSDPDGYAVLLQSLPLAVNKFLFKTLPYDPVADLAPVSLVCDYPNIMAVPASSPAHTVQEFIEYARANPGKATYASSGHGTSVHLSGELFNKMTGLKLLHVPYRGAGPALNDLIPGRVDVMFNNTGAVLPLIAAGKLRALGITSQKRLAVLPGVPTVSEAGVPGFDVTGWYAMFVQAKTPEPVIRKMHADTVTALADPDTRAKLEQAGVGVVGSSPEELRAHLAAEMAKWGAIIAEAGIKVE from the coding sequence ATGCTCGACCGCCGGCGCTTCGCCGCGTTGTCGTCCGCGTCTACGCTCGTGGCCGCGCTCGGCGCGCCGCCCGCCCGCGCACAAACGACAGCTTTTCCGATGCGCTTCGTCCGCCTGATCGTGCCGTTCCCGGCAGGCGGCGGCACCGACGTGATCGCCCGCATTCTCGCCAACCGGCTCTCGGTGGTGTGGGGCCAGCAGATGGTGGTGGAGAACAAGGGTGGCGGCGCCACCTCGATCGGCACCGAAGCCGTCGCGAAATCCGACCCCGACGGCTACGCCGTGCTGCTGCAATCCCTGCCGCTCGCGGTGAACAAATTCCTGTTCAAGACGCTGCCCTACGACCCGGTCGCCGACCTCGCGCCGGTGAGCCTCGTCTGCGACTATCCGAACATCATGGCGGTGCCGGCGAGTTCGCCCGCGCACACCGTGCAGGAGTTCATCGAATACGCCCGCGCCAATCCCGGCAAGGCGACCTACGCGTCGTCCGGCCACGGCACCTCGGTGCATCTGAGCGGCGAGCTGTTCAACAAGATGACCGGGCTGAAGCTCCTGCATGTGCCGTATCGTGGCGCGGGGCCCGCGCTCAACGATCTCATTCCCGGCCGCGTTGACGTGATGTTCAACAACACCGGCGCCGTGCTGCCGCTGATCGCCGCGGGCAAGCTCCGCGCGCTGGGCATCACCTCGCAGAAGCGGCTCGCGGTGCTGCCCGGCGTGCCGACCGTGTCGGAGGCGGGCGTGCCGGGCTTCGACGTCACCGGCTGGTACGCGATGTTCGTTCAGGCGAAGACGCCGGAGCCGGTGATCCGCAAGATGCATGCCGACACGGTGACGGCGCTGGCCGACCCGGACACGCGCGCCAAGCTCGAACAGGCCGGCGTCGGCGTGGTCGGTTCCTCGCCCGAGGAGCTTCGGGCGCATCTCGCGGCCGAAATGGCGAAATGGGGCGCGATCATCGCCGAGGCCGGGATCAAGGTGGAGTAG
- a CDS encoding efflux RND transporter permease subunit, producing the protein MSLSSPFIRRPVATTLLTLGVTATGLMAFFHLPVSPLPQVDFPTISVQAQLPGASPEVVATTVATPLERHLGTIADVTEMTSASTVGNTRITLQFGLDRDINGAARDVQAAINAARADLPASLRTNPMYKKVNPADAPILILALNSDTLTRGQVYDAATTVLSQKLSQVEGIGEVTVGGGALPAVRAELNPQALSKYGIGLEDVRAALTSANAHSPKGAIESADLHYQIYDNDQAVRADDYRSLVVAYRNGAAVRLSDLGEVVDSIENVRTAGLADGKPSVLVILNRQPGANIIDTVDRVKALLPQLKASISPAIDVRVAVDRSTTIRASLRDVEASLLVAIALVILVVFVFLRSARATLIPAVAVPVSLIGTFAVMYLLGFSIDNLSLMALTIATGFVVDDAIVVLENITRHIEAGMPRVQAAILGAREVGFTVLSMSISLIAVFIPILFMGGIIGRLFREFAVTLSVAVLVSLVVSLATTPMMCALLLKPTGGEETHGRFHRITGRVFDAMQNGYRHTLAWALRRPGAVMLAVFVTLGLNVYLFVTIPKGFFPQQDTGRLTGSIQADQSISFQLMRQKLERFLDIMRQDPAIESAVGFTGGGQTNSGNAFASLKPLGERGISATQVIDRLRRKMAEVPGARLILQPVQDIRIGGRQANAQYQYTLQSDDLAQLYDWSPKILAALQRLPELTDVNSDQQNKGLEIEVTVDRDTASRFGLNASEIDNTLYDAFGQRQVSTIYSARNQYHVIMEVAPQFWQRPDTLDNLYVSTSGGTVGGVQSTNAVAGTVSSGSQTPTSATIASDTARNLAANSIGNSGHGTASTGAAVTTHAETMVPLAAFTHYAPGNTPLGVNHQGLALATTISFNLPADVSLGDAVTAINGAMARIGVPASIHGRFQGTARAFEDSLANEGYLIAAAILAVYIVLGILYESLVHPITILSTLPSAGVGAVLALMMFRTEFSVIALIGVILLVGIVKKNAIMMIDFALERQRHAGEDARQAIFDACLLRFRPIMMTTMAAMFGAIPLAIGFGEGGELRRPLGISIVGGLILSQVLTLYSTPVIYLYLDRFRAWGQRLRGAPRGVAAG; encoded by the coding sequence GTGAGCCTGTCGTCGCCCTTCATCCGCCGGCCGGTGGCGACCACGCTGCTGACGCTCGGCGTCACGGCGACCGGGCTGATGGCGTTCTTCCATCTGCCGGTGTCGCCGCTGCCGCAGGTCGACTTCCCGACCATCTCGGTGCAGGCGCAGCTTCCCGGCGCGAGTCCCGAGGTGGTCGCCACCACCGTGGCGACGCCGCTGGAGCGGCATCTCGGCACGATCGCGGACGTCACCGAGATGACGTCGGCCAGCACGGTCGGCAACACGCGGATCACGTTGCAGTTCGGGCTCGACCGCGACATCAACGGCGCGGCGCGCGATGTGCAGGCCGCGATCAACGCCGCCCGCGCCGATCTGCCGGCGAGCCTGCGCACCAATCCGATGTACAAAAAGGTCAACCCGGCCGATGCGCCGATTCTCATCCTCGCGCTCAACTCCGACACCCTGACCCGCGGCCAGGTCTACGACGCCGCGACCACGGTGCTGTCGCAGAAGCTGTCACAGGTCGAGGGCATCGGCGAGGTGACGGTCGGCGGCGGCGCCCTGCCGGCGGTGCGCGCCGAGCTTAACCCGCAGGCGCTGTCGAAGTACGGCATCGGTCTGGAAGACGTGCGGGCCGCGCTGACATCCGCCAACGCGCACAGCCCGAAGGGCGCGATCGAGTCCGCCGATCTGCACTACCAGATCTACGACAACGACCAGGCGGTCCGCGCCGACGACTACCGTTCGCTGGTGGTGGCCTACCGGAACGGCGCAGCCGTGCGGCTGTCCGATCTCGGCGAGGTGGTGGATTCGATCGAGAATGTGCGCACCGCGGGCCTCGCCGACGGAAAGCCGTCCGTGCTGGTAATCCTGAACCGGCAGCCGGGAGCGAACATCATCGACACGGTCGATCGGGTGAAGGCGCTGCTGCCGCAGCTCAAGGCGTCGATCTCGCCCGCGATCGACGTCCGCGTCGCGGTCGACCGTTCCACCACGATCCGCGCGTCGCTGCGCGACGTCGAGGCGAGCCTGTTGGTCGCGATCGCGCTCGTGATCCTGGTGGTGTTCGTATTCCTGCGCAGCGCCCGCGCCACGCTCATTCCGGCCGTGGCCGTGCCGGTGTCGCTGATCGGCACCTTTGCGGTGATGTACCTGCTGGGATTCAGCATCGACAACCTGTCGCTGATGGCGCTCACCATCGCCACGGGCTTCGTGGTCGACGACGCGATCGTGGTCCTGGAGAACATCACGCGGCACATCGAGGCCGGCATGCCGCGCGTGCAGGCGGCCATCCTGGGCGCCCGCGAAGTGGGCTTCACCGTGCTGTCGATGAGCATCTCGCTGATCGCCGTGTTCATCCCGATCCTGTTCATGGGCGGCATCATCGGCCGGCTGTTCCGCGAATTCGCCGTGACGCTCTCGGTGGCTGTTCTGGTGTCGCTCGTGGTCTCGCTCGCGACCACGCCGATGATGTGCGCGCTGCTCCTGAAGCCGACAGGCGGGGAGGAGACACATGGGCGGTTTCACCGCATCACCGGGCGCGTGTTCGACGCCATGCAGAACGGCTACCGGCACACGCTGGCCTGGGCGCTCCGCCGCCCCGGCGCCGTCATGCTCGCGGTCTTCGTGACGCTCGGCCTCAACGTTTATCTGTTCGTGACGATCCCCAAGGGGTTCTTCCCGCAGCAGGACACCGGCCGTCTCACCGGCAGCATCCAGGCCGACCAGAGCATCTCGTTCCAGCTGATGCGGCAGAAGCTCGAGCGCTTCTTGGACATCATGCGGCAAGACCCGGCGATCGAAAGCGCGGTCGGCTTCACCGGCGGCGGCCAGACCAATTCGGGCAACGCCTTCGCATCGCTCAAGCCGCTGGGCGAGCGCGGCATCTCGGCCACCCAGGTGATCGACCGGCTGCGCCGGAAAATGGCTGAGGTTCCTGGCGCGCGGTTGATCCTGCAGCCGGTCCAGGACATCCGGATCGGCGGCCGCCAGGCCAACGCGCAATATCAATACACATTGCAATCCGACGATCTCGCACAGCTCTACGACTGGTCGCCGAAGATATTGGCCGCGCTGCAACGTCTGCCCGAACTCACCGACGTCAACAGCGACCAGCAGAACAAGGGGCTCGAAATCGAAGTCACGGTCGACCGGGACACCGCGTCACGCTTCGGCCTGAACGCGAGCGAGATCGACAACACGCTGTACGACGCCTTCGGCCAGCGCCAGGTCTCGACCATCTACAGCGCGCGCAACCAGTACCATGTGATCATGGAGGTCGCGCCGCAGTTCTGGCAGCGGCCCGACACGCTCGACAATCTTTACGTCAGCACGTCAGGCGGCACGGTCGGCGGCGTGCAGTCCACCAACGCGGTCGCCGGCACCGTCAGCTCCGGCAGCCAGACTCCGACGAGCGCCACGATCGCGAGCGACACCGCGCGCAATCTCGCCGCCAACTCGATCGGCAATTCCGGTCATGGCACCGCGTCGACCGGCGCCGCGGTCACCACCCATGCCGAGACCATGGTGCCGCTCGCGGCCTTCACGCACTACGCGCCGGGCAACACGCCGCTCGGCGTCAACCACCAGGGGCTCGCGCTCGCGACCACGATCTCGTTCAACCTGCCGGCGGATGTTTCGCTCGGCGACGCCGTCACCGCGATCAACGGCGCGATGGCCCGCATCGGGGTTCCGGCGTCGATCCACGGCCGCTTCCAGGGCACCGCGCGCGCCTTCGAGGACTCGCTCGCCAACGAGGGCTATCTGATCGCGGCCGCCATCCTCGCCGTCTACATCGTGCTCGGCATCCTCTACGAGAGCCTGGTCCATCCGATCACGATCCTGTCGACGCTGCCGTCTGCGGGCGTCGGCGCGGTCTTGGCGCTGATGATGTTCCGCACCGAGTTCAGCGTGATCGCGCTGATCGGCGTGATCCTCTTGGTGGGCATCGTCAAGAAGAACGCGATCATGATGATCGACTTCGCGCTCGAGCGGCAGCGGCATGCCGGCGAGGACGCGCGGCAGGCGATCTTCGACGCCTGTCTGCTGCGGTTCCGGCCGATCATGATGACCACGATGGCGGCGATGTTCGGCGCCATCCCGCTCGCGATCGGCTTCGGCGAAGGCGGCGAGCTGCGCCGGCCGCTCGGCATTTCCATCGTCGGCGGCCTGATCCTCAGCCAGGTGCTGACGCTCTATTCGACGCCGGTGATCTATCTCTATCTCGACCGCTTCCGCGCCTGGGGCCAGCGGCTGCGCGGCGCGCCGCGTGGCGTTGCCGCGGGTTAA